The Candidatus Bathyarchaeota archaeon genomic interval AGACCTATATCCACTAAGTCGATCAGCTACGCCGGTCATAAAACTCTTCTCCTTCATAGGTAAGTAAGACCTTTTAACGTACAAAACGCTTCCTTTTTCTCGAGTCTACTTGGAAATCACTATGCCTAGAAGTATCAGTATGGCGCCTAGGGTCTCTATTAAATTCAGAGCTTCTCCTAGGGTTATGAAGGCGAATACGGATGCGAAAACAGGTTCTAGTAGGAGTAGAAGGCCGGCGATCTCTGGGGTGACTCGTCTCTGAGCCCATGCTTGGGCATAGAACGCGAACGCGGTGGCGACGGCACCTGTGTATATAACGGCTATCGTAGCGTCTTCACTGGGTGTCTTCCATACTTCTCCAGCGGATAGGGAGAAAATCGTCGATAACGCGAATACTGAGATGGCTTCTGAGTAGGCAAGCTCCAGTGCGTCGACTTTCTTAGCCACCTTATCGACTAAGAGTATCTGAAGCGCCCACAGGAACGCGCATATAAACGTCAATAAATCCCCTATGGAGACGGTTTTCATCTCGTAAGCACCGGTCAGCAACATAAGACCCAGCATGCCTATGACTATTCCTAAAACAGCCTTTAACCCAGGTTTTCTATGGAATATAAGAAATCCTAGCAACGGGACCAGCGGGGTGTTGAGGCTTGTTATGAAGGCGGAGTTTATGGCGCTCGTATATTTTAGACCGAATACCTGGAATAGGAAGCCTAGAAAAACCACGGCTCCGAGTCCTAAGCCTCGAAGGTCTGGGGCCATTCTCCTTCGCGTTAGTGCGAGAAGAGGTATAAAGGTGGCCAACGCGACGCAGAATCTGAGAAGTAGGAAGAAGAAGACGTCTAGGTCGAGGACGGCGATCTTCATCGCCGGAAAGGTCCCGCCCCACGAAGCAGCAAGCAGGACCAGCATTATCCTACCCTTCAGTTCCTCTTTTTTCAACTCTTTTGACCCTCCTGCGGTAACGATCTAACTTTCTTGAAAACCGGTTAAACTTTGCGATTGTACGTAATATTTGTAAAAGGAATTGAAAAAAGAAGATGGAAAGTCTTCAGACGATGGTTTGCACGGCCGACGAGCGGTTGATCCGGAAGACGAGCGATATGAATCTCATGGAGCATATAGCAAAGTTCAACCTCTCATGAGACCTGTTAAATTTCAAGAAATATATAATGAAGTATGACGTTGAGGTCTGTGTAAGATGGTCTTTGTCGTAGTGACGGGTACCCCCGGTGTCGGTAAAACAGTTTTCTCGAAGGCTTTAGCTAAGGCTCTGGGGT includes:
- a CDS encoding DMT family transporter, coding for MKKEELKGRIMLVLLAASWGGTFPAMKIAVLDLDVFFFLLLRFCVALATFIPLLALTRRRMAPDLRGLGLGAVVFLGFLFQVFGLKYTSAINSAFITSLNTPLVPLLGFLIFHRKPGLKAVLGIVIGMLGLMLLTGAYEMKTVSIGDLLTFICAFLWALQILLVDKVAKKVDALELAYSEAISVFALSTIFSLSAGEVWKTPSEDATIAVIYTGAVATAFAFYAQAWAQRRVTPEIAGLLLLLEPVFASVFAFITLGEALNLIETLGAILILLGIVISK